A single window of Loxodonta africana isolate mLoxAfr1 chromosome 10, mLoxAfr1.hap2, whole genome shotgun sequence DNA harbors:
- the FOS gene encoding protein c-Fos: protein MMFSGFNADYEASSSRCSSASPAGDNLSYYHSPADSFSSMGSPVNAQDFCTDLAASSANFIPTVTAISTSPDLQWLVQPALVSSVAPSQTRAPHPYGLHTPSAGAYSRAGIVKTTTGGRAQSIGRRGKVEQLSPEEEEKRRIRRERNKMAAAKCRNRRRELTDTLQAETDQLEDEKSALQTEIANLLKEKEKLEFILAAHRPACKIPDDLGFPEDMSVASLDLSGGLPEATTPESEEAFTLPLLNDPEPKPSVEPVKSIRTMELKAEPFDDFLFPASSKPSSSETARSVPDMDMSGSFYAADWEPLHSGSLGMGPLATELEPLCTPVVTCTPSCTTYTSSFVFTYPEADSFPSCAAAHRKGSSSNEPSSDSLSSPTLLAL, encoded by the exons ATGATGTTCTCGGGCTTCAACGCCGACTACGAGGCGTCCTCCTCCCGCTGCAGCAGCGCCTCCCCTGCCGGGGACAACCTCTCTTACTACCACTCGCCCGCAGACTCCTTCTCCAGCATGGGTTCTCCAGTCAATGCGCAG GATTTCTGCACGGACCTGGCTGCCTCCAGTGCCAACTTCATCCCCACGGTGACTGCCATCTCAACCAGCCCCGACCTGCAGTGGCTGGTGCAGCCCGCCCTCGTCTCCTCCGTGGCCCCATCGCAGACCAGAGCTCCCCACCCCTACGGACTCCACACCCCTTCAGCAGGGGCATACTCCAGAGCGGGCATTGTGAAGACCACAACAGGAGGCAGAGCGCAGAGCATTGGCAGGAGGGGCAAAGTAGAACAG TTGTCCccagaagaagaagagaaaaggagaatCCGAAGGGAAAGGAATAAGATGGCTGCAGCCAAATGCCGGAATCGGAGGAGGGAGTTGACTGATACACTCCAAGCG GAGACAGACCAACTAGAAGATGAGAAGTCTGCTCTGCAGACTGAGATTGCCAacttgctgaaagagaaggaaaaactagAGTTCATCTTGGCAGCTCACCGACCTGCCTGCAAGATCCCTGATGACCTGGGCTTCCCTGAAGACATGTCTGTGGCTTCCCTTGATCTTAGTGGGGGCCTGCCAGAGGCTACCACCCCGGAGTCTGAGGAGGCCTTCACGCTGCCTCTCCTCAATGATCCTGAACCTAAGCCCTCAGTGGAGCCCGTCAAGAGCATCCGCACCATGGAGCTGAAGGCCGAGCCCTTTGATGACTTCCTGTTCCCAGCATCATCCAAGCCCAGCAGCTCTGAGACAGCCCGCTCCGTGCCAGACATGGACATGTCTGGCTCCTTCTATGCAGCAGACTGGGAGCCCCTGCACAGTGGCTCCCTGGGGATGGGGCCCTTGGCCACAGAGCTGGAGCCCCTGTGCACTCCAGTGGTCACCTGTACTCCCAGCTGCACTACTTATACGTCTTCCTTCGTCTTCACCTACCCCGAGGCTGACTCCTTCCCCAGCTGTGCAGCAGCCCATCGCAAGGGCAGCAGCAGCAACGAGCCCTCCTCTGACTCGCTCAGCTCACCCACGCTGCTGGCCCTGTGA